gcaggagcaacgtatcagagattgatgaacaggATGTTCGTACACCAGATGGGAAGAAATATGCTGGTGAAAAGCATCCAGGAGTCCGACCACTTGAGCGACCTCCAGGAGACCTTCGACACTCTTCGGtcttacaacatgaaattaactCCAAACAAATGCGTGTTCGGGGTAACGAcaggaaagtttttgggattcatggtatcccaaaaGGTTACCAAATCATAACCATTCAGGTTAATGGCAGCTATGAGTGCAAGAATGAACAAATGAAAAGGTACcttgaggaagtgaagggtcgaataATTAACCTCCAAATGAAATTgtttcaaatcccaagggaggagaaccaaTGTGCCGACCGGCTTGCTAAAGCAGCTTCAGCAGAACCTATGATAGTCCCCGACTAGGTATTATCCTTCGTTCAACTCTCATCACTAATAGACAATATCGGCGTTTAGAAGATAAGCGATGAACGTTTTTGGATGACCTTGATAGCCGCCTATCTGTAGAACGACGAATTACCAGACGATAAGGAGACCGCGAGGAAGTTGAAAGTTAAAGCGGCCCGATTCATTTTGATTAAAGACATCCTATACAGGAGGGGTTTCTCCTGACCCTACTTGATATGTCTCGCCTCTGGAGAAGCAGACTACGTTATGAGAGAGGTTGATGAAGAAATCTATGGAAATCACTCTAGATCACAGTCTTTGGTGCATAAGCTAGTTCGAGCAGGATATTATTGGCCAACCATGCAAAAGGATGCCGACTCATACGTCAGAGCCTGCGACAAGTGCTAGAGGTTTGGCAATCTCATAAGGCAACCAACAGAAGAGCTCAACCCTATGACGGCCCTATGGCCGTTTGCGCAATGAGGGTTAGATATCATGGGCCTCTTCCTAATAGCGGTAAGGCAGCTGCAGTTCCTAGTGGTCggcattgactacttcaccaaatgggtggaagcagaggctTTGGCCACTATCACGGAGAGGAATATCTGAAGTTTCGTATGGAGGAACATCATTTGCAGGTATGGTATACCAAGGGTGCTTGTCTCAAACAACGGAAAGTAGTTCAACAATGACGCATTCCGACAACGACGCATTCTGAGATTTCTGTTCACAATTAGGGATCAGGAACCATTACTCGTCAcccgcccacccacaggccaacggacaggttgaagtcacgaaccgatccttgcttaaaatcatcaagactcggctcgagggggcaaagggcatatggccggatgAATTACCGAGcgttttatgggcatacaggacaacgACAAGGACACCAACAGGGGAGACACCGTTTCAACTGGCATACGGTAGCGAGGCAGTCATCCTAACAGAAGTAGGGCTTACGAGCTACCGAGTTGGGAACCATGACGAGAACAAGAATGATGAAGCCTTGCGCTTACAGCTTGATCTGGTGGACGAAGTTAGAGCAACAACCGAGCAAAGATTAGCACGATACCAGAACCTCATGGCgaaacattacaactctaaaGTCAGGCACAGGGACTTCCAAGTTGAAGATCTTGTCTTAAGGAAAGTAACCGGCGCTACAAAAGACGCCTCCCAGGGAAAGTTAGGACCGAATTAGGAAGGACCGTACAGGATCACCTCATGGCACAGGAAGGGAACTTACTACCTTAAGATGCTGGAAGGGCAGAAGTTGCATCGCCCATGGAGCACAACACCTGAAGAAGTAATATCAATAGACGGTGACAAAGACGACGATAGCATTACACTCCTCAATCCCaagttattgcttttttagttaatgtttttattttagttgaagTTTTTACTTATAGTTATTTTAAGCCCAATGGGCAAGTTATTATTTTATGGAACAATTTTAAATGCATGTTCACCACAATAAGAGGAGTCATTCAGAAATATCGTGTTATCTACATGTTTATGCCTTCACTAAATTGAAAGGACAAGGTCATCCAAAAGGATGATGGTAATAAAGTTCTCTACGAGTCCACAAGCGGGCGAGTTTTAACGACAGGTTAAAATCACATGTCCATAGGACGAATTCACCAACAAGGTGAAACACAAATTCCACAAGGGGACGAATTTTAACGACAGGTTAAAATCACACGTCCATAGGACGGATTCACCAACAGGGTGAAACACAAATTCCACAAGTGGACAGGCTTTTAGAGTATATACGAGTCCACACATGGACAGATCCTAACAACATGTTTAAGACATGTCTATAGGACGGTCCCAAATTTAAGGGTTACACTTTGGATAAAACAAGGTTAACCAGATATAAAAGTAGACGGACGAAAAAGTAAGTAATTGAAACACTTATGGCCCACAAAGGGAGATGTCCACATACAAAAAACACAACGGCCAAAGTTGCTTTTAATATCCttacatcattaaaaaaaaaaagattactgCTGGGGAGGAGAGTTTTCaatcttctcttcatcatctagTTGACGGGCATCATCTATGACGGGCTTGACTTGGCTTTCAATAGGAGTTGGGTCTTCATCCACTAGAGGATCATTGATGACGAACAAATCATTCGTACTCTCAGAATGGACGGATTGAGCTAGGGTCTAGCCTTGAACATCAATGGCGACATGGGACACGTCCAGATCTGGATATGGAGTCTTGACCTGACGGAGAGCATCATCAAAACCTTCAGAAAATGAGCTACCAAGCTCTGCTAGAAGGATGTTGGAGTCACAGTACTCACGTATCACCTCCTCCTTAGCCTGATGGAGCTGACCCTTGGTGTCCGTGATCtctttttccttatcttttAGGATTTGCCTCAGCTGCTCCATTTGCTTTTCTTGCTCTCCTCTGACTAGCTCAAAGTAGGCAAATTTTTTCTACATGCCCGCCTTCTAGGCCTTCAGACCGTTCAACTCATCCTCCGTCGCGTTAGACTTTTTCCAGAGATGGTCCAAGGCTGTTTCATGGTTCAGGCAGCGACCCATTAGTCCCTATATCATCAACATCGCCTAAAAGCAAAGAAGTCATAAatacggtaaaaaaaaaaaaatatatatatatatatataataataataataataaaataaaggagagaCAGATATGAAGTACTTGAGCAATACTAAAAAGACCCGTCTCCCCCATTGCCTCGGAAGCGTGGTTGCTAAGATCCCTGTAGTCGTCGATAGTGATGATAGATGTGAGCTTTTCTAATGCATACTCAAAATCCTCTCGAATGAGGATGGGTGGTTTCTCACTGACGGTGGCTGGACCCTTCATCAAACCTTTGCCCCTTCCTGGTCCTAGAGGAGTAACCGTTCTCTTGGTTTCAACTTCAAGCCCTACGACGGGCTCAAGGGTAGTTTTAGGTTTTTTAGGGTGGCGATCAGATTTTTTCGATTGCGTCCTTTTTGACGGGATGGCTGAACCCGTCCCTTTGGAAGGTTGGCCACCCTCCAGTTTCTTTTTGGCTGTTTGCTATTTGATGAAGGCCCTTCTTTTGGTGTCGTCCATTTCTGCAAGAGTGGATGGATATACAGCGTTGCACAATataaaacagaaaagaaattaaaagaattagGCGATGGACTTATGTTTGCGAACTCTAGTGTCGTAGCGACGAGCAGCTACAGTGGGTTCaggaccgtcacaataccaatagAGTGCGTCAAGGGTAACCAATTTATCCCACGTCCTCTCTTCTAGCTTGGTCTTGTTAAAGATTTTTTCCAGGAAGCTCCACTGCTCAAGTGAGACTTGTGGACGGTCTCGAGCTGCAAAAGAAAATGGTTGGGTTAACATGGTAAAAGTAAAGCAAGGCTTGAATATATATAGGTGACTAGACGGGTGCATACCAGatggaggcattatgccccatgttgtgtcgacgggcatatatTCGTTATCACCTAGATGACATATCCACTCGTCCCCTTCCATGAAAAAAATACCTACTCTTCCAGTTCCTATTAGAGTCAGGGGTATCGCGCACGAGCCTTAACAATGGGCTCCTGGCCACAAAGCTATACATACCCTTTGATTGTGTAATCTTAGTGGGACGGTAGTAgtgaaagaattcttccaccaTCAACCTTCGCACTCCATCAGACATGGCCCCGTACAAGACCTCCATGCCAAGAAAGaccctccaggcgtttggggagatttgtgTGACGGCCAAACCTAGATATTGGAGTAGGTGACGGTGGAGAGAGCTTAGGGGAAATCTGAGCCCTGCCTTTAGCATCTGCCTATAAACCCTGACACCTCCAACACCCTTATAGTAACATTTCTTTGACTTATGAGGTAGATGGAGACGAACTCCCTAAAGCTGTTAGGACTAATGACGGATTGGATTGGGGGATCAACACCGTCTAGGCCATCACTAGAGACATCCTCTAGCCTATCCGTCTTCAAACCCTCATCATTTAAGGAAGGAGAAGTACCGGACGAATTCcattcttcacttgaagtgtcagggtCTTTTTGACCTGACAGGAATCCTTCATCTTAGCCTGCCCCGTCACGGACAAACGAGtgattacttgacgcactagacatctGTCACCTACATGTGACGGTAAACCCTAAAACACTGACGgatctaaaaaaaagtatggagatttaaaaagaaaaagttcaatGAAAGGAGTACATACTAGTTGAAATTGAGTGGCATAAGGTGATAGACGACGGATGAACTAGCTGAACAGTATGACTCCCTGCAAGAACGACGGCGGTGCTTTGATCTCAAGACTTCTATGAAAATTTAAGAATGAGGGGTGGAAAGGCAAGTTTATATAGAGGAAATGACACAGAATACGAAGGGGTGCTTTGTTTTGAGTGACGAGCTACTGGGTGAATGCCACATGTCCAACATCATAAATAACCCCCAGCCAGCCTGTCACGATAGGAACAGAAAGACCGTCACTCCACGGGTCTGTCCACTTTGAGGTCACGTACCCAAGGAGTGAGGGGGCAGCTGAAGAGGGTAAAAAAGTAAGTGACGAACACGTCTGAACGAATAGAACGGTATTGGGCCAGTAGGCTGGTAAAGGACGGGTCTAAGGTGCACGACACCCAGTGGACGGATATAAAGGCCATGTGGCATTCATCTAGTTTGCCTATTCTCCAAGGACTCATAAATGGAAATAACTTACATCTCATGAGTAGCTCTAAGAGTCCTAATACGAACAAAACTCTAATTGAGAAAGATTCCGTAATATACGCCATTAATGATGATTTTCCCTGCAAGGAAAAGATCTCTAGGAAATACGGAAAATCCAAGAGGTACTCTCCTATAGAAGCTCGACAAAAGCTTGACAAAAGCTCAACAGAAGCTCGATAGAAacatatctatcgagatttaatgaacgaAGCTCAACAGATCGAGAATCTATTGAGACTTACGAAATTAgaatttctagatctgatttttggcctatgttgaaatatttgtgtaggatttcttttctcacaaccctagacatatatacggcttattttaaaggtcgtcatGGTGGGTATGCACAtaaagaacatatgaaaaagtgactGAGTGGCTTATTCTCTATGcaagaagctactgtgtctttgcgccttagggttttgtaatgaagtgcttcttgatcttcattgttgatgaagtgatgaactttgcagccaacatcttcttcaagttggtggagttagttacgtactgggatctgtgcatcgttggttagttacgtactgggattcgtatAAAAGGGTgatgttcatatattgaagagttcatagattctgaagcggtagaagttTTCGCTGTAAGTttatctacggggattgtagagtctagggacaaaagttttgtactagatctaaaacttttctttactatagtgaattgcttttcgggaaggtttccccccaggttttttttactatgaaactagtttgtttcattggttttcttgggtcatcatatcttgtcttatttactattccgttgtgcatgatattgacatgatattgatgtttgtttgttttaataagatTTATTCATAATTGTGCGTTCCAAAATAGGGCGGCTGGGCCTAAGGggtatttgggctcacaatctatttgtatggtgGGCTTTTGAATTTCCTACCACGGGTGACGCTAGGGGTGTCCAAGAAGACCCGCCACCCGCCTAACCCGCCCAACCCGGCCGACCCGACCCAAAAACCGGCCGATCCGACACCGGCGACGGTCGGCAGCGGGTCTTCGGCCATGAAACCCGATACCGGCGGGTCGGTTGACGGGTTTAAGCATGAAAACCCGATGATCAACCGACCCGACCGGAAAACGCATAGAAATGTTAGTTTTCCGTCGATTGGAGGGGTTAGCCGGCCTCATTTTCTCCGATTTGTCGAGATTTGCCGAGATCTCGTTGCAATCTCATCCGATCTCTTTGCGATCTCGCCCCATCTCTTCACGATCTCTTCGCCTTGCACTGATATCTCGCCGGACTCTTCGAGATCCGGCCTGATCTCGTTGAGATCTACCGAGATCTCTTCAAGATCTGGCCAAATCTCGTTGAGATCCGGTCAGATCCTGCAAAAACCATAGATTTTGGCAATATCTGGCGACGATATCAGCAAAATCCGGCGAGATTCACATAGTTCGAACCCGCCCGATACCCGACCGAAAACCGACGAGCTCCGACCACCCGAACCGCTACCTCCGGCGGGTCGGCGGCGGGTCCAGATTTAAGAAACCCGAAATGATCGGGtcggttccgggttgggcacaaacccgacccggaccgacccgtggacagccctaggTGACGCTATGCTCGGCTACCCCGTTTCCTAAGTCTCCCTTCTTTTCTCCCTGACactctccttttctttcttaggGGTGATCactatttctctctctagtTTTTCCACTCCGGAATTGCCAACCCTTACAACTGATTTCCCTTTGCCTATTTATAGCGAAAGTTAGTGGAGTGATCATCATCATTCTCCTGTTGGGTGGAATGAGGGGTCCAATACCTTCTCCCCTAGGTGGAGGTTTAATGGTGAGTGGGGAAGGTggcagtggcattggaactagctccACTGTTGGATTTGATGCTCGGCAGGGGCGTTCTCTAGGCAATAGAAGGGAGGTCTAATACCGTTTCgtctaagtggatgtttggtgacGGGAGGGAGAAAACGATAGTGGCGTCGGGACCAACCCCGCCAGTAAGTTCTGTGCTTGGCAGGGGCACGCCACAGGCTACTCCGAGCACTCCGAGCTCAAACTGCTCGGACGGCACGTGCGTTATCATGTGTGATCAGTGCAGGGCTCTTATATGTGTTAGCCTTCATGGGCCTCAAGGTGATTGGGCTTGACGGAGGGTGAGGCCCGTacaataataaatctaattaaaaacttagGCTTAacacttgttaattctatcaaccagggtctaaatttctcaacaagtaTGTCTTGTTTGGGATGAAAGATGTCATGTTGTttgttagatgcatgttagtcTGTGTGTGAGTCTAGAATACATGTGTTTAGATAGTTTTTAATAGGGTTATGACATAGGACACAATGATGagaggccaaccttagggttgggcgatCTTCGGTGCCCAACACCTCCCAAGAGcgtacctaaactccgaaccaaactttggtagtaagatcaaaggtcATTCCTCAAAAGGACACTATATTCATGATTCCTAGACCACATaactaggtggtgactccattTTCCTTTGTGTCCACACCGACCTAGAAAAGTTAGGGGAAAGAAGAAATATTGGACAATCAAAAGACTATAGATTAAGCTCACCTAGACAAAGAGCTCACGCCTGGGAACTTAGGAAGCAAGACCTCTCTAAGAAAGAAGatagaaggaaaatgaaaagctTAAGGCTAATCCCTACCCTTCCTTTTATAAGGGGAAGTGTGTGGGAAATGAGAATTCTCCCATTTAAATTCGCACACCTCAGAGAAGCCCTAGGCCAAAATCTGGCCATTCATTTCACTAAGTGTCAAATTGTGAATTGAGGATTGAGGAGTCACATCTGAAGCATTAAATGCAAATGACGTTGCTCTCCATCCCATCAATGGAAAGTAATAATGATCCCACAAAACGAGTCACAATCTCCACTCCACCATTAATGAAGGGAAGATCATAGGGGCCTATTGTAAGGGATATCCCCGCTAGATGAACCTTAGGTAGAGGAAGGCCCATTGGAGCAACGATTTAAGAGTTCTGGGCCCGGCCCAAGTCCTATGATTAAAGATTAGAGGATTGATGAGAGTTTCATAGTGACTCAGGCTTACCCATCGAGATAAGCCAAGAACCTTGCTAACGAGGATAGTGTCAACATTAAAGTAGAGGAGCAAGACTTTTTCTAGAATTATCACCGAGGTCTTGGAAGAGACGACACAGAGGCCACAATAATGGTTACCTCTGCATTAATTAGGTGTTCTTACCTAATTTAGCCACATTAAATAATCAATGACTAGCCTGAACAGTGGAGACTCCCTAAAGTCTCCTTTCATGATgaaaaggaaggaggaaggTGTCTGATGGGATTAGCATCCTCTAACATCCAACAAGGTAATACACAGCTAGAGAAGGAGGAGCTGGGGATATAAAGGGTGACCTTCACACGAGGGAAGGGGATCTTgctttttggagaagaaaaaaataaagagagagagagagagagagagagagagagagagagagagagagagagtgtgtgtgtgtgtgtgtgtgtgtgtgtgtgtgtattgtaaTATTATAGAGATCATTGTGTACCTCGGCAAAAGCCATTTTTAGTCAATTAGAGCTAGATAGTTCATCTTGATCTCTAACTACATCTGTTTAGTCTTCCCATTGTGGATTACCTTCTTGTTCCTTAAAAATTAGTTGTGTCAATTAATTAcattaagattatttttatttcttagtGTTTTTTACCCCCATAAGTTTGGTTGAGGAGAAAAGTGGAGAAAAGATGGGAGAAAATGGTTTTTTTGTTAGGAAGGGGAGGGGCAAGAGAAGATAGTGGGGCCAGGAGTTTTCTTCTCAGGCCCATCATCtaggataaaataattttctccTTAAATTATGGGAGAAAAGTGGTGGATAGAGTGGGGTTGATGGGAAATTACCCATCAACCCTCCCCATATTTAATcgtgcttttttatttttccctttttcaagTATGTTACGTTTtggtttttctctcccccttaacatttagttttttttctcttatttactattaatttttttcttgctAATAGGGGCATAGGAGTAAATCTATACAatattccttttttattatatcatttttttttctaattaaagaTGGAGTTTATTTTTCTATCCCAACCAAACATGCACCTtgagaaaaagttaaaatatcttttattcTCCTACTTTTCCACCCCTAACTAAACAAACCCTTAATTAGGTTGACAAGAAAGACTATTAGGTATTTTGTaacctttattttttcaaaaagtcttCCAAGCACTGTAAAATTTCATATGACACTATATATTTCATAACGTAGACTCAAACTAATATGTTGATAGGTTTAAGGGATAGCCAATGGCATGATCCAATTATTTATATGGAGAGAATCCTTTTACAAGAGAATATGGGTTTGAATACCCTTGTCTTCATTTATTGTaagaaaaaacacatacacatacacataatTTGATGGTTAATTACACCTTACAATTGGACAAATATGTCCAGGGAAATAAAGAGATGCTAGGAATTTAATTGCAAGTCTTTTCACTATTTTCATTGAGAAAACAAACAAGGAGTTACATGTGAGTCAATCAAGCTAAAAAGGTGTCAGAAATCCCGTGGATCAACAAAAATAACCGATGAATTAGAGGATTGGGATTTGATCCAATCAGCAGTGTCACATTTTTCACTAGAATCTGCTAGCTTCTTAATGCACCACAGATCCTCAGCCCATGAAAATCTCTTCCAATGTGGGATGGCCTCCCTAACCGGGTCCCACTGGCCCACCTCTGCTACCACAGCCCCACATCCAACATCATCTCTGGCCAAATTATGTACAAATGAACATAGAGACTTCATGAGACTGCGAGCAATACGTTTTGTTTGACCTTCCATGTGCAAACCATACAAAGTGTAAACCCCAAATTGTCTAAAAACATCAGGAAATGAAGGTAACCTTAGCCATGGCATACATGCATCCACCAACCTAGTTCCCATGCAACACAAGTACGTTAACTTTGACACACCCATCACTTGTAACTTGAACACTTCCTTGGTGTTCCACACACTTGTAATTGCGAAGCTTGGTGGGAGAATACCTGTTTTTGGATCCCACTTAAGGAAGGAATTCTTGGGGAGAGCCATGAATGTGCCCAAATTGAGCTTGTTACTTAAAATATTGTCTATATCTTTAGGGAAGAATTCTGAATTGGCAAAGGTTCGATGATAAATTGACTCAGCAAGTTGTGGGGTGAGTTTAACGATTGCAATGCTCGAGCCAATTGGCTTGTGATGAGCATGAACAGGCTGTACCAACATGGTAGGAGTTCGAAATTTCATGTATGAACATTTTTGGGTAAATAAATTAATGGAGGCCTCGTTGGTGCAATCGGTGGCCATGTATGCATACTCTGCGCCCTTTTGCTTGCACCATTCTTCTAACTTCTGAACCAGTTTTGTGCCAATTCCAAGCCTCCTGCAAGCCAAGTTTCAAAGAATTCAGAATTAATATTTGTGGTTGAAGTACGATGGTTATCTCTTCGAATCTTCTAAAGTGGaatttgacttttaaaataGGTTATAAACCATTAAACCATTATTCTTGGTCGACCAAGGACCCAAATGAAGCACCTaacaccaagaaaaaaaaaaaaagtacctaaagccacagtgatgacaaaataaaaacataaagaaacgATAATTGTGAGGTACTTTATAAAGTGACTTTTATTCGGAAAAAGTAAGGAACGTTTTAGAAGATACAATAACATGGCAGACTACAAAAAGTAACAATTCGTGACCTGTATCACATCCAAGGGATGCTTTACCTAGT
The sequence above is drawn from the Castanea sativa cultivar Marrone di Chiusa Pesio chromosome 5, ASM4071231v1 genome and encodes:
- the LOC142635077 gene encoding uncharacterized protein LOC142635077; the protein is MGGSRGFGHYHGEEYLKFRMEEHHLQVWTTTRTPTGETPFQLAYGSEAVILTEVGLTSYRVGNHDENKNDEALRLQLDLVDEVRATTEQRLARYQNLMAKHYNSKVRHRDFQVEDLVLRKVTGATKDASQGKLGPN
- the LOC142633518 gene encoding putative N-acetyltransferase HLS1, which translates into the protein MSVKIAAEYLPRQACTVETAEKKVVVVREYEEREKLAVEELERRCEVGQQQQGKPSLFTDLMGDPLCRARHVPLHIMLVAEYGEGEIVGVIRGCVKTVTRGNSIYVKLGYILGLRVSRTHRRLGIGTKLVQKLEEWCKQKGAEYAYMATDCTNEASINLFTQKCSYMKFRTPTMLVQPVHAHHKPIGSSIAIVKLTPQLAESIYHRTFANSEFFPKDIDNILSNKLNLGTFMALPKNSFLKWDPKTGILPPSFAITSVWNTKEVFKLQVMGVSKLTYLCCMGTRLVDACMPWLRLPSFPDVFRQFGVYTLYGLHMEGQTKRIARSLMKSLCSFVHNLARDDVGCGAVVAEVGQWDPVREAIPHWKRFSWAEDLWCIKKLADSSEKCDTADWIKSQSSNSSVIFVDPRDF